The Pan troglodytes isolate AG18354 chromosome 1, NHGRI_mPanTro3-v2.0_pri, whole genome shotgun sequence genome includes a region encoding these proteins:
- the SPRR1B gene encoding cornifin-B yields the protein MSSQQQKQPCIPPPQLQQQQVKQPCQPPPQEPCIPKTKEPCHPKVPEPCHPKVPEPCQPKVPEPCHPKVPEPCPSIVTPAPAQQKTKQK from the coding sequence ATGAGTTCCCAGCAGCAGAAGCAGCCCTGCATCCCACCCCCTCAGCTTCAGCAGCAGCAGGTGAAACAGCCTTGCCAGCCTCCACCTCAGGAACCATGCATCCCCAAAACCAAGGAGCCCTGCCACCCCAAGGTGCCTGAACCCTGCCACCCCAAAGTGCCTGAGCCCTGCCAGCCCAAGGTTCCAGAGCCATGCCACCCCAAGGTGCCTGAGCCCTGCCCTTCAATAGTCACTCCAGCACCAGCCCAGCAGAAGACCAAGCAGAAGTAA